One genomic segment of Acropora muricata isolate sample 2 unplaced genomic scaffold, ASM3666990v1 scaffold_754, whole genome shotgun sequence includes these proteins:
- the LOC136907739 gene encoding uncharacterized protein — protein sequence MTSSLKVLPSVFLKMAESFENLPDWKNEDLEKSLAEAVDSYDKQEEEKKTRFSVENDLTKLLEQSQSNATKRNTKWVVKLFQDWCQERNIITPLLKMNTTELDQNLARFYVEARTKKGEEYSRSALLGFRNSIERHLNNNGVTVKLSKNQVFQNSNKILDAKLRINRRAGKENIQHKPVIVPSDLAKIRASPFLSMTTPAGLLRRTWFYVSLYWCRRGREGQRDLRRDSFKFTRDASGREYAVMTHEEATKNHPGGENSKSSAERETRLYSTGEDDDAFASLKGFVSKLNPSCSAFFQHPKQSVNPEDAVWYENRPLGVNKLGEMMKTISVGAKLSQLYTNHSVRASAITLLSDANVPDRHIMFISGHSSEQSIAHYSSRPSVSQLENVSDTISNALENQQPQSTQISTVTTAPLIQSSNRMASNVSMSTATASFPSGFFNSCNIQGNVQVFFGLQTPSDDKK from the exons atgacgtcaTCATTAAAAGTTTTGCCCtctgtttttttaaaaatggcggaaagttttgaaaatttaccTGACTGGAAGAACGAAGATTTAGAAAAAAGCCTTGCCGAGGCCGTGGACAGTTACGATAAAcaggaggaagaaaaaaaaacacgtttcTCTGTTGAAAACGACTTGACAAAACTACTTGAGCAGTCGCAGTCGAACGCGACTAAACGAAACACAAAATGGGTAGTGAAATTATTTCAAG ATTGGTGTCAGGAAAGAAATATCATAACACCGCTTCTTAAAATGAACACTACGGAATTGGACCAAAACCTGGCAAGATTTTATGTGGAAGCCAGAACAAAAAAGGGAGAAGAGTACAGTCGTTCAGCTCTTCTCGGCTTTCGCAATTCCATTGAACGACACCTAAACAACAACGGTGTTACAGTGAaattatcaaaaaaccaagtgtttcaaaacagcaacaaaattcttGACGCGAAGCTCAGAATCAACCGCCGCGCtggcaaagaaaatattcaACATAAGCCAGTTATTGTACCATCAGACCTTGCCAAAATTCGAGCTAGCCCGTTCCTCAGTATGACAACTCCAGCTGGACTGCTGCGAAGAACGTGGTTCTACGTTTCGCTTTACTGGTGCAGGCGTGGAAGAGAAGGCCAACGAGATCTTCGCCGCGACAGTTTTAAGTTTACTCGCGATGCCAGTGGCCGCGAGTACGCAGTGATGACCCACGAGGAAGCCACAAAAAATCATCCTGGTGGTGAAAACAGTAAGTCCTCAGCAGAACGAGAAACAAGACTTTACAGCACTGGAGAAGATGATGACGCATTTGCCAGTCTGAAAGGTTTTGTGTCCAAATTAAATCCATCATGTTCAGCGTTTTTCCAACATCCAAAGCAAAGTGTGAATCCTGAAGACGCCGTTTGGTACGAAAACAGACCACTGGGTGTCAACAAGTTAGGCGAAATGATGAAAACCATATCTGTTGGAGCGAAGCTCTCTCAGTTATACACCAACCATTCCGTTCGGGCGTCTGCCATAACTTTGCTCTCTGACGCGAATGTTCCAGACCGTCACATCATGTTCATTTCAGGGCACAGCAGCGAGCAAAGCATAGCTCACTACAGCTCACGGCCGTCTGTATCGCAGCTGGAAAATGTCTCCGACACCATCTCAAATGCACTTGAGAATCAGCAACCACAGAGCACACAAATTTCCACCGTCACTACTGCTCCACTCATCCAAAGCTCGAACCGAATGGCCTCCAACGTTTCGATGTCGACCGCAACCGCAAGTTTTCCTAGTGGCTTTTTTAACTCCTGTAATATTCAGGGCAACGTCCAGGTG